GATGTTATAATAACAAAAAAGTCAAATAGGAACATGGTCTTCCCCATACTCCAACCTATGTATTTATTAGCAAGTCTGGCAATAATATCGACGCCGCCAGTTGTTCCTCCGTACCGAAAGATAATCCCTAATCCCACACCGATAAAAATACCAGCGAATAACGCTACTAACGTCATATCTGACTCTAGGTGGATTGCAAAAGGTTTGATTTGAAAAATACTTAAAAATAAAGACACAGCGGCAGTACCAATAATGCTATAGATAAACGTAGTTCTGCCTAGAAACCTCCACCCAATTAAAAACATAGGGATATTCAGTAATATGTTTGTTACAGCAGGGTCAAAGCGCCATAAAAAATATAACAGCAAAGTTATCCCGGTAAATCCACCTTCGCCTAAATTATGTTGCATATTAAAATGAACGATTCCAAAAGAAAATATTACCGCGCCTAATAGTATAAATAAGATATTTTTAATGTGTAAATGAAACAAAAAAGATTTCCCTCCTTCAATATGACAATGGTTCACAGCAATAGTCTAATCACCTCAACAATTAGCTTCTTTTAGTATATATAAATTATTCACAAAGTAAAATAGTTGTTTAATTAGGCTTAATTTATTTTATCCATTGAAGATGGTGTGAGAATATCTGTTATTGTAACCGAAATGTGCAGTTACATATGTTTACCCAATCTAAAGTTCAAAGAATGCATAAGGCTGTTTCAAAAATCGCCGCTGTGTGTACATTTTTCTTCCGCATATAAGGTACTGTAAGACTCCCGCTTTAGGTTGGATAAACTTGTACTGCAACAAGTCTAAGTGGGAGATTTCACAGCACCTAAATGCCCTATTTCGCAAGAGGCCTTTAGTTCATACCATTACCGTACTAACAATCAGTAGAGGATGAATGAAAACCTCCACTGATGGATGATTCACTTTTTTTAGCAGGTCCAAGTGAATAAAATGGCTTCCATTATCATATGAGAAGCTAAAACAGGTAACGATAAAGCTGGTCAAATTTATGAACTTTAGTAAAAAATTTGTGAACTTCGAGCCATTTTTGTGAGCTTCGGCGATTACTCTTGAACTTCCAATACATTTACATTTAACGTATAATAAACACATATTACTAGTAAAGAAACCATAGTGAAAAAATGAAATGTATAGCAGGCGAAGCAATTTGTCCAATTTGAATAACAAGACAGCACAAACGGAGAAGCTCTACGAAATAAATCATTTGTCAAAAGGCTATGGATTCGCTAACATGAAAGTATTGATATAGATGAGGAAAAGGAAGAGATTGATGACAAATCCAATATATACGACACAAGAAATTCAGGAACGAGTAGATCGCTATATCGGGCAATTTAAAGAAGGATATTTTTCTCCTTTAAGCTTAATGGCCCGTTTAACGGAAGAAACTGGTGAATTAGCTAGAGAAGTTAATCATTATTATGGTGAAAAGCCTAAAAAGGAAACGGAAAAAGAAAAAACAATGGAAGAAGAACTTGGCGATATTATTTTTGTCCTCACATGCTTTGCTAATTCATTGGATATTGATTTATCCGATGCTTTTCATACAGCAATTACTAAAATTGAAACGAGAGACAAGAATCGCTGGACAAAAAAAGATCCATCTACATAAAAAGAGGAGAGTAATGTATGACAATTAATATTGTAATTGCTGGCCCCAGAGGAAAAATGGGCTCTGAAGCAGTAAAAATGGTAATGAATGAGCCGGATTTCCGCTTGGTCGCCTGCATTGATCATAAAAATAATGGTAAAACATTAGACACTATTCTTCCAGAAGTGGACCGTGCAATTCCGATCTATGAGGACGCTCAGGCATGCTTTCAAAACCATAAAAACACAGATGTCCTTATTGAATTATCAGTGCCTGCAGCAGGCTATAAGCATACAAAAACAGCCCTTGAGCATAAAGTTCGCCCTGTAGTAGGTACGACAGGATTTACGGAAACGCAGTTAAAAGAAGTAGATGCGTTTGCACAACAACAAAATGTTGGATGTATGATTATCCCCAATTTTGCAGTTGGAGCAGTATTAATGATGAAATTTGCTAAAATGGCGGCTACTTACTTCCCAGATGTAGATATTATTGAAAAGCACCATGATCAAAAATTAGATGCCCCTTCTGGAACAGCTATTAAAACTGCGGAACTAATTAGAGAAAACCGTCAATCGAAAAAACAAGGTCATCCAGAAGAGAAAGAGACTATCCCCGGAGCAAGAGGTGCTGATCTAGATGGCATCAAGCTTCATAGCGTTCGCCTTCCAGGCTTAGTTGCACATCAGGAGGTTATTTTTGGCAGCCCTGGACAAACCTTAACCATTAAACATGATTCCATGAACCGGGCTTCCTTTATGGACGGAATTAAACTCTGTGTCAATAGAGTAATGGAAATAAAAGGTTTAATATACGGGTTAGAAACAATTTTATAAAAGTGGGGGAATTCGATGAATATTGCTTTAATTGCTCATGATAAAAAGAAGCAAGATATGGTTAATTTTACAACGGCTTATCAATATATTTTAAAAGATCATGATTTATATGCTACAGGAACAACAGGAAGTAGGATTCGTGAAGCAACAGGTCTTGACGTTCATTTATTCCAATCAGGTCCGTTAGGTGGCGACCAGCAAATTGGGGCCATGATTGCAAATGATGAAATGGATATGGTGATTTTTTTTCGCGATCCATTAACTGCCCAACCTCATGAACCTGATATTAGTGCTTTAATGCGTCTGTGTGACGTTTATCATATACCGCTCGCAACCAATATTGCTGCCTCGGAAATTTTTATTCGCGGACTAGAAAAAGGGGATTTTCAATGGCGGGAAATTGTCAAACTGAAGAAGGAACAGGAAAAGCAAGCATGAAAAAAATTGGAATTACCTGCTATCCTAGTGTAGGCGGATCAGGAGTTATTGCAACCGAACTCGGAATGTTACTTGCTGAAAGAGGCAATGAAGTTCACTTTATAACTTCTAGCTTGCCGTTTCGGTTAAATCATATTCATCCAAGAATTTTTTTTCATGAAGTTGAGTTAAGTCATTATCCCGTGTTTCAATACCCACCATATGATCTTGCATTAGCTGCAAAAATGGCTGAGGTGATTAACCGAGAAAAATTGGACATATTACATGTCCACTACGCTATGCCACATGCCATCAGTGCCCTATTAGCAAGAGACATTGCAGATCATAAGGTGAAGATTGTGACAACGTTGCATGGAACAGATATTACTGTGTTAGCAATTGATGATATTTTTAAAAATATGATTACACATGCTATTCATCAATCAGATGCAGTGACAGCGGTATCGAACCATTTAGCAGCTCATACGAAACAGATGCTAAACGTAAAGCAAAATATACATGTTATCTATAACTTTGTTAATGAACAGGAGTATTATCCAAAACCATTATTATCGATTAAAGAGCAATATGGGATTAAACCGACAGAAAAAGTTATCGCTCATATTTCTAATTTTCGCAAGGTAAAGCGGCTCCCAGATATAATTCGTACGTTTGATCTTATTCATAAGCAAACAGATAGTAAGTTATTGCTTATCGGGGATGGCCCAGAATGCGGTACCGCCATGGAGCTAGTACAAGATTTAGGAATCGAGCAAAACGTGTTATTTTTAGGCAAACAAAAAAACGTTAATGATTTATTGCGAATTAGCGATTTAAAATTATTGCTATCAGAAAAAGAAAGTTTTGGTCTTGTCTTATTGGAAGCAATGGCATGTGGCGTCCCGTGTATCGGCACAAACGTTGGTGGGATACCAGAAGTAATTGACCATGAAAAGACAGGGTTTCTTGTTGATTTAGCAGCGATTGAGCAAGCTGCTTCGTATGCTATTCAATTATTGACAGATCGTGAGTTATGGAAAAGCTTTTCCAACCACGCTATAAAAAGGGTGAAGGATCATTTTCACTCGACTCATATTGTAGAGCAATACGAGCAATTATATGATCAGTTGCTTTCTACCCCATAGAGATTGGTGATAAACGTGTTAGCAAAACCTTTTCGTAAAGCACAACCGATATTGGAAAAAATCGCAGCTCATGGATATAGCGTCTATTTTGTAGGAGGCTGCGTGAGAGACTTTTTGCTTCATCGTCCCATTGGTGATATAGATATTGCAACATCGGCAAAACCAGATGCATTACAGAATATGTTTCCTGCGGTCATTCCAGTAGGGATTGAACATGGAACGGTAATCATTCGCCATGAAGGTGAATCATATGAAGTAACTACCTTTCGGGTTGATGGAACCTACTCTGATCAACGCCATCCAGACGCCGTGACCTATGTCCAGAGTATTGACAAGGATTTAGAAAGAAGAGATTTTACCATTAACGCTCTTGCTATGGATCTAGAAGGGAATATCATTGATCTGTTTAATGGAAGACATGACTTAAATCATCGGGTGATTAAAACAGTAGGAAATGGCGAGGAACGGTTTAGGGAAGATCCGTTACGAATCATTCGGGCACTCCGCTTTAGCAGTCAACTTGGGTTCACCATTCATCCCACTACTATTGAACATATTCTAAAAGTGAAGCATGAAATGAAAGGGCTGGCGGTGGAACGGATAACGAAAGAGTTTGCGAAATTATTTGCTGGAGACTTTGTTCAACAAGGGTTAGCTTATGTAGTTGATTTGAATATTTATCAGCACTTACCTGTATTTGAAAAAGCTCCGTCTTTAATTCAACAGTTACCCAAAAAGATTCAGCCTTTGCCTTACTTTCACGAAGTGCTTGTCCTATTTCACTTTCTAGATCGAACGATTGCCCTATCGACATGGGTAAAAGCTTGGAAATGCTCCAATAAGCATAAAAATGCTGCTTCTGTTCTTATCAGGCAGCTGGATGAATTACAAACAAACGGCTTAACACCTTGGCTCGTCTATCAATTGCCAGAATCGCTATATAATGGTTTTATTAGGCTGGTAAATTGCTTATGTTCCGAACAAGATATTTCTTTAGAACAGTTAGTACAAATCGAGCAAACACTACCGATTCAATCAAGAACGGATATGCAAATGAACGGAAGAGACATTGTTGCTTTATTTCCTCGTTATAAAAAAGGTCCCTGGATTGAGCAACTGCTCCATAGACTTGAGCAACAAATTGTAGCAGGTCAGTTACCTAATGATTATTACACGATAAAGGAATGGATAAGATGCAATCCACCCGCAATCAATTAATTCAATTACTTGCAAAAAATAAGGAAGATTATATATCTGGACAAGCGCTATCTGAGGAATTAAATATTTCTCGAAGTGCTATTTGGAAGCATATGAAGGAATTGGAGAAAGACGGATATGAAATAGAAGCAAAATCTAAGCGAGGTTATCGAATTGTCAGTTATCCGGAAAAGATATCTGAAAACACCGTCCGCTGGGGATTAGAAACGAAGTGGCTTGGTAAAAATGTCATTCACCGTGAAGTGACCAGTTCCACACAAATTATTGCGCACAATGCTGCTAAGGAACATAAAGGACATGGAACGATTGTTATTGCTGATGAACAGACTTCAGGCAGAGGTAGAATGAACCGGGATTGGCATTCAAAAAAAGGCGATGGTATGTGGATGAGTATGATCTTACAACCGTCTTTGCCTCCTTATCTCGCGCCACAGTTAACGTTATTAACAGCTGTAGCGCTAGCTGAAACCATTGAAGAGCTTACAGGGTTAACACCAAGCATTAAATGGCCGAACGATATCCTGTTTGACAATGAGAAAAAATGTGCAGGGATCTTAACGGAGTTGCAAGCGGAACAAGATCAAATCCAATATGTTATTATTGGTGTCGGTTTAAATATTAATCAGGAAAGTAAAGATTGGCCGGAGGAAGTACAACAAAGAGCAACTTCCTTACAAATCGAAACCGGAAAACAATGGTCGATCAAGCAAATTATGCAACATTTTTTAAAGCATTTTGAGATCCTTTATGATACGTATATGCAACAAGGCTTTTTAGCTGTTAAAACAAAGTGGGAAGCTTATGGGTTTAAAATGGGGGAGCGTATAACGATCCGCCAATTAGACCGACATCGCCAAGCTGTTTTTTATGGATTGGCTGATGATGGTGCACTATTAATAAAAAATGACAATGGAAGTGTAGAACGATTATATTCTGGAGAAATTGACTGGTTCCATAAAGCAGATTGAAATGAAGAATAGCCTCCTTACTAATAAAGTAAAACATTTTAAAGGGTGTGTTTCAGCAACAAAGAAAAAAACCCAAGAAATCAGATGTATATTTCGGAAGTACTTTTTGAGTAATGTCTTAAAGTTTTTAGTTTTTGAAGAAGGGAGGGGCTAACATGCAACGATATGTTGTGATCGACCTAGAGACGACTGGAAATGCTCCAGCCAAAACAGATAAAATTATCGAAGTAGGCATTGTTGTTATTGAACAAGATACGATTGTAGACAGCTATTCCACCTTACTGCATCCTAACAAAGAAATTCCTCCCTTTATCACAAATTTAACAGGTATTTCTGATGACGATGTTATGGATGCACCATCATTTGAAGAGATTGCTGATGAGATTTCGGCGTTGTTCGCAGATAGTTATTTGATCGCACATAATGTTCCATTTGATCTAGGGTTTTTAAATGAAGAATTAGCTAATAGTAATCGAATAAAACTAACCAATCCAGTACTCGATACGGTCGAATTAGCAAGAATTTTATTTCCTAGTGCACCGAGCTTTAAGTTGAATCAGCTAACAGAATATTTACAAATTCAACATGACCAACCACATCGCGCACTTTCAGATGCGTTTGTTACGGCAAAATTATTTTTAAAGCTGAAAGAAAAACTTGCCTCGTTACCATATGAAACAATTGATCAATTATTACAAGTGGAAAAATGGTTACAATCAGATGCATATGAGTTGTTCGCTTATTATAGGGAGCAAAATTTATTTGCAGAGGAAAACCATGAAATTGCTACATATCAAGGGCTTGCTTATCGACGTATAAATATTGGTGAACTAGATAGTTGCACTATAAACCTTTCTTTTGGCGATTATTTAGATTCCATTTACGAAGCAAATGGTAGTTTGGAAAAAGCAATGCAAAAGTATGAAAAACGTGCTGGAC
This genomic interval from Virgibacillus pantothenticus contains the following:
- a CDS encoding YitT family protein — protein: MFHLHIKNILFILLGAVIFSFGIVHFNMQHNLGEGGFTGITLLLYFLWRFDPAVTNILLNIPMFLIGWRFLGRTTFIYSIIGTAAVSLFLSIFQIKPFAIHLESDMTLVALFAGIFIGVGLGIIFRYGGTTGGVDIIARLANKYIGWSMGKTMFLFDFFVIITSVFAILDLKQGMYTLVAVYIGARVIDFIQEGAYSAKGTTIISNQSDKIAATILQDMDRGVTVLEGRGSYSGNKRDVLYCVVARNEIVRLKNIIHSIDPHAFVAVSTVHDVAGEGFTLDENKNPIRS
- a CDS encoding nucleotide pyrophosphohydrolase — translated: MTNPIYTTQEIQERVDRYIGQFKEGYFSPLSLMARLTEETGELAREVNHYYGEKPKKETEKEKTMEEELGDIIFVLTCFANSLDIDLSDAFHTAITKIETRDKNRWTKKDPST
- the dapB gene encoding 4-hydroxy-tetrahydrodipicolinate reductase, producing the protein MTINIVIAGPRGKMGSEAVKMVMNEPDFRLVACIDHKNNGKTLDTILPEVDRAIPIYEDAQACFQNHKNTDVLIELSVPAAGYKHTKTALEHKVRPVVGTTGFTETQLKEVDAFAQQQNVGCMIIPNFAVGAVLMMKFAKMAATYFPDVDIIEKHHDQKLDAPSGTAIKTAELIRENRQSKKQGHPEEKETIPGARGADLDGIKLHSVRLPGLVAHQEVIFGSPGQTLTIKHDSMNRASFMDGIKLCVNRVMEIKGLIYGLETIL
- the mgsA gene encoding methylglyoxal synthase — its product is MNIALIAHDKKKQDMVNFTTAYQYILKDHDLYATGTTGSRIREATGLDVHLFQSGPLGGDQQIGAMIANDEMDMVIFFRDPLTAQPHEPDISALMRLCDVYHIPLATNIAASEIFIRGLEKGDFQWREIVKLKKEQEKQA
- the bshA gene encoding N-acetyl-alpha-D-glucosaminyl L-malate synthase BshA gives rise to the protein MKKIGITCYPSVGGSGVIATELGMLLAERGNEVHFITSSLPFRLNHIHPRIFFHEVELSHYPVFQYPPYDLALAAKMAEVINREKLDILHVHYAMPHAISALLARDIADHKVKIVTTLHGTDITVLAIDDIFKNMITHAIHQSDAVTAVSNHLAAHTKQMLNVKQNIHVIYNFVNEQEYYPKPLLSIKEQYGIKPTEKVIAHISNFRKVKRLPDIIRTFDLIHKQTDSKLLLIGDGPECGTAMELVQDLGIEQNVLFLGKQKNVNDLLRISDLKLLLSEKESFGLVLLEAMACGVPCIGTNVGGIPEVIDHEKTGFLVDLAAIEQAASYAIQLLTDRELWKSFSNHAIKRVKDHFHSTHIVEQYEQLYDQLLSTP
- a CDS encoding CCA tRNA nucleotidyltransferase, with protein sequence MLAKPFRKAQPILEKIAAHGYSVYFVGGCVRDFLLHRPIGDIDIATSAKPDALQNMFPAVIPVGIEHGTVIIRHEGESYEVTTFRVDGTYSDQRHPDAVTYVQSIDKDLERRDFTINALAMDLEGNIIDLFNGRHDLNHRVIKTVGNGEERFREDPLRIIRALRFSSQLGFTIHPTTIEHILKVKHEMKGLAVERITKEFAKLFAGDFVQQGLAYVVDLNIYQHLPVFEKAPSLIQQLPKKIQPLPYFHEVLVLFHFLDRTIALSTWVKAWKCSNKHKNAASVLIRQLDELQTNGLTPWLVYQLPESLYNGFIRLVNCLCSEQDISLEQLVQIEQTLPIQSRTDMQMNGRDIVALFPRYKKGPWIEQLLHRLEQQIVAGQLPNDYYTIKEWIRCNPPAIN
- a CDS encoding biotin--[acetyl-CoA-carboxylase] ligase is translated as MDKMQSTRNQLIQLLAKNKEDYISGQALSEELNISRSAIWKHMKELEKDGYEIEAKSKRGYRIVSYPEKISENTVRWGLETKWLGKNVIHREVTSSTQIIAHNAAKEHKGHGTIVIADEQTSGRGRMNRDWHSKKGDGMWMSMILQPSLPPYLAPQLTLLTAVALAETIEELTGLTPSIKWPNDILFDNEKKCAGILTELQAEQDQIQYVIIGVGLNINQESKDWPEEVQQRATSLQIETGKQWSIKQIMQHFLKHFEILYDTYMQQGFLAVKTKWEAYGFKMGERITIRQLDRHRQAVFYGLADDGALLIKNDNGSVERLYSGEIDWFHKAD